From Deltaproteobacteria bacterium:
CGCGAACGTCATAATAGTCGTAGCCGGAATGGAAGGCGCTCTCCCGAGCGTGGTCGCGGGCCTTGTCTCCAGGCCCGTTATCGCTGTGCCCACGAGCGTGGGCTATGGCGCGAACCTCGGTGGGATTACGACCCTCATGGCAATGCTAAACTCCTGCGCATCCGGGATCTCGGTCGTCAACATAGATAACGGCTTTGGCGCTGCATATGTGGCGAGCCTGATAAACAGGGGATAGCGCGTACCCTGAAGACAGACTAAAGGCAACCTCTGTTGCCTAAAAGGTCCAGATGAAACTACTCTACTTCGACTGCCCCATGGGCATAAGCGGGGACATGTTCCTCGCCTCCCTCATCGACCTCGGGGTCGATAAGAGGCTTATACTCAAAGAGCTTCGTAAGCTCAAGGTCGACAGGATAGAGGTGGCCGTTGGCAAGGAGCTTCGCCATTCCATATCCTGCACCTCTTTCAGGGTAAAGCTCCGCGAAAGCAGCCACCACAGGACCTTCAGGGATATCAAAAAGATAATCTCCGGAAGCGCCCTATCGTCCGGGGTCAAAAGGCTCAGCACCGATATATTCAGGACAATCGCCGAGGCTGAGGGCAAGGTCCACGGCATAAGCGCGGATAAAGTCCACTTCCACGAGATAGGCGCGATGGACTCGATAATAGACATCGTGGGCGCGGCAATAGCGCTTGAGGCCGTCGGGCCGGACAAGGTAATATGCTCTCCCCTTCCGCTCGGCTCAGGCTGGACGAACACCATGCACGGGAAGCTCCCCATCCCCGCTCCGGCCACCCTGGAAATACTGACAGGCGCTCCCGTAGTGCCCTCGCCTGTCGCGTTCGAGCTTACGACGCCAACTGGCGCTGCCATCATGATGGCAGCCGCCTCCTTCGGCCCCATGCCCGCCATGACGGTCGAGAAGGTCGGCTATGGCGCCGGTAAAAAGGACCTAAAGGAGAGGGCGAATATAGTGAGGGCTGTACTCGGCTCTTCGGGTGCTTCGGGCGAGGCAGAAGGCGAGAGGCTCCACGTCCTTGAAACGAACATAGACGACATGAGCCCGCAGCTCTCAGGCTATCTCATCGAGAAACTCATCAGTTCCGGCGCGCTCGACGCATTCCATACGGCGGTACAGATGAAG
This genomic window contains:
- the larC gene encoding nickel pincer cofactor biosynthesis protein LarC codes for the protein MKLLYFDCPMGISGDMFLASLIDLGVDKRLILKELRKLKVDRIEVAVGKELRHSISCTSFRVKLRESSHHRTFRDIKKIISGSALSSGVKRLSTDIFRTIAEAEGKVHGISADKVHFHEIGAMDSIIDIVGAAIALEAVGPDKVICSPLPLGSGWTNTMHGKLPIPAPATLEILTGAPVVPSPVAFELTTPTGAAIMMAAASFGPMPAMTVEKVGYGAGKKDLKERANIVRAVLGSSGASGEAEGERLHVLETNIDDMSPQLSGYLIEKLISSGALDAFHTAVQMKKSRPGVLLTVLAKEEDRTRLMEMIFRESTSIGVRAYPVERHCLERKVMKVRTPYGSVSVKASYLSGRAVNAQPEYEDCRLLAERKGVPLKRVMDSARAAALEKLD